In Dehalobacter sp., a genomic segment contains:
- a CDS encoding glycerate kinase: SAVTRRSRAAGVRVAVISGALGEGAQKMVELGVSDLVQATPIGQSLEEALAHAAENLEKAVGEYFVAIKI; this comes from the coding sequence TTTCAGCAGTAACCAGGCGTTCACGGGCTGCTGGTGTGCGCGTAGCCGTCATTTCGGGAGCGCTGGGGGAAGGCGCGCAGAAAATGGTTGAGCTGGGGGTTAGTGATCTGGTGCAGGCAACGCCCATTGGGCAGAGTTTGGAAGAAGCGCTTGCCCACGCCGCTGAAAATTTGGAGAAGGCAGTGGGAGAGTATTTTGTGGCGATTAAAATTTAG